From the genome of Chania multitudinisentens RB-25, one region includes:
- the tkt gene encoding transketolase, giving the protein MITRKVLANTIRALSMDAVQRANSGHPGAPMGMADIAEVLWRDFLKHNPVNPAWPDRDRFVLSNGHGSMLIYSLLHLTGYDLPMSELQNFRQLHSKTPGHPEVGYTAGVETTTGPLGQGIANAVGMAIAEKTLAAQFNRPGHDIVDHFTYAFMGDGCMMEGISHEVCSLAGTLKLGKLVAFYDDNGISIDGHVEGWFTDDTAQRFEAYGWHVVRGVDGHDADAIKRAIEEARAVTDKPSLLMCKTIIGFGSPNKAGTHDSHGAPLGDAEIALTREKLGWKYAPFEIPSEIYAQWDAKEAGQAKESAWNEKFAAYAKAFPQEAAEFTRRMKGEMPSDFDAKAKAFIAQLQANPAKIASRKASQNAIETFGPLLPEFLGGSADLAPSNLTLWSGSKAVNEDTAGNYIHYGVREFGMTAIANGISLHGGFLPYTSTFLMFVEYARNAVRMAALMKQRQVMVYTHDSIGLGEDGPTHQPVEQVASLRMTPNMSTWRPCDQVESAVAWKYGVERQDGPTALILSRQNLTQQERTPEQLANIARGGYVLKDCAGQPELIFIATGSEVELAVAAYEKLTAEGVKARVVSMPSTDAFDKQDAVYRESVLPKTVSARVAVEAGIADYWFKYVGLNGAIVGMTTFGESAPAELLFEEFGFTIEDVVAKARSIM; this is encoded by the coding sequence ATGATTACACGTAAAGTTCTAGCCAATACGATACGCGCATTATCAATGGATGCGGTGCAGAGAGCGAATTCTGGTCATCCGGGAGCCCCGATGGGGATGGCTGACATCGCCGAAGTTCTGTGGCGTGATTTCCTTAAACACAACCCTGTCAACCCAGCTTGGCCCGATCGCGACCGCTTCGTATTGTCCAACGGCCACGGTTCCATGCTGATTTACAGCCTGCTACATCTCACTGGCTACGACTTGCCGATGTCCGAGCTGCAGAATTTCCGTCAGTTGCACTCCAAAACTCCAGGCCACCCTGAAGTGGGCTACACCGCAGGTGTGGAAACCACTACTGGCCCGCTGGGGCAGGGTATTGCGAATGCGGTTGGTATGGCTATTGCGGAAAAAACGCTGGCGGCGCAGTTCAACCGTCCAGGCCACGACATCGTTGACCACTTTACCTACGCATTTATGGGCGACGGTTGCATGATGGAAGGTATCTCTCATGAGGTATGTTCTCTGGCAGGCACCCTGAAACTGGGCAAATTGGTTGCTTTCTACGATGACAACGGTATTTCTATCGATGGTCACGTTGAAGGCTGGTTCACCGACGATACAGCTCAACGCTTCGAAGCCTACGGCTGGCACGTTGTACGCGGTGTTGATGGTCACGATGCAGACGCCATCAAACGCGCAATAGAAGAAGCACGTGCGGTAACCGACAAACCATCCCTGCTGATGTGCAAAACCATCATCGGTTTTGGTTCCCCGAACAAAGCCGGTACGCATGACTCTCACGGTGCGCCGCTGGGCGACGCTGAAATCGCGTTGACCCGTGAAAAACTGGGCTGGAAATACGCGCCTTTCGAAATCCCGTCTGAAATCTACGCTCAGTGGGATGCGAAAGAAGCAGGTCAGGCGAAAGAATCCGCCTGGAACGAAAAATTCGCTGCTTACGCGAAAGCCTTCCCGCAGGAAGCGGCTGAATTCACACGTCGAATGAAAGGCGAAATGCCGTCTGATTTCGACGCGAAAGCAAAAGCATTCATCGCTCAGTTGCAGGCGAACCCGGCGAAAATCGCCAGCCGTAAAGCATCTCAGAATGCTATCGAAACCTTCGGCCCGCTGCTGCCGGAATTCCTGGGCGGCTCCGCTGACCTGGCTCCGTCTAACCTGACCCTGTGGTCTGGTTCTAAAGCGGTCAACGAAGACACCGCCGGTAATTACATCCATTACGGTGTACGTGAATTCGGTATGACCGCGATTGCGAATGGTATCTCTCTGCACGGTGGTTTCCTGCCGTATACCTCTACTTTCTTGATGTTCGTAGAATACGCACGTAACGCCGTACGTATGGCTGCGCTGATGAAACAGCGTCAGGTAATGGTCTACACACACGACTCCATCGGTTTGGGCGAAGATGGCCCGACTCACCAGCCGGTAGAGCAGGTGGCTTCTCTGCGCATGACCCCGAACATGTCTACGTGGCGCCCGTGTGACCAGGTTGAATCCGCGGTAGCGTGGAAATATGGTGTAGAGCGCCAGGACGGCCCGACCGCGCTCATTCTCTCTCGTCAGAACCTGACGCAGCAGGAACGTACCCCAGAGCAGTTGGCTAACATCGCTCGCGGTGGTTACGTACTGAAAGATTGTGCTGGTCAGCCGGAACTGATCTTCATTGCCACCGGTTCTGAAGTTGAACTGGCCGTAGCGGCATACGAAAAACTGACTGCCGAAGGCGTGAAAGCGCGCGTGGTTTCCATGCCGTCTACTGACGCGTTTGACAAGCAGGATGCGGTTTACCGGGAATCCGTGTTGCCGAAAACCGTTTCCGCACGCGTTGCTGTGGAAGCCGGTATTGCAGACTACTGGTTTAAATACGTTGGCCTGAACGGCGCTATCGTTGGCATGACCACTTTCGGGGAGTCTGCTCCGGCAGAGTTACTGTTCGAAGAGTTTGGGTTCACCATTGAGGATGTGGTGGCCAAAGCAAGAAGTATTATGTAA
- the tal gene encoding transaldolase, producing the protein MTALDTLKELTSIVVDSGDLSSIIQLHPEDATTNPSLILKAAAIQEYEPLIKDAVQFAKSKTDNQQSQTVIACEKLAVNIGCEILKNIPGRISTEIDARLSFNTKACVERAKRIIELYQLQGIDKSRVLVKIAATWEGIKAAEILEKEGINCNLTLIFAFAQARACAEANVFLISPFVGRIYDWYQKANPVSEYDSEQDEGVKSVRTIFNYFKQHGYPTVVMGASFRKVEQVLALAGCDKLTVSPQLLQTLDKGHYNIVRHLHIPTQTHARPSPITEADFRWQFNEDAMAVEKLAEGIRLFAEDQRKLEAMITLHLEKA; encoded by the coding sequence ATGACGGCACTTGACACCTTGAAAGAACTAACCAGCATTGTGGTTGACAGTGGTGATTTGTCTTCAATTATACAATTACATCCCGAAGATGCTACGACTAACCCTTCTCTTATTCTCAAAGCCGCAGCCATTCAGGAATATGAGCCACTAATTAAAGACGCAGTTCAGTTCGCCAAATCAAAAACCGACAACCAACAATCACAGACTGTCATTGCCTGTGAAAAGCTGGCGGTTAATATTGGTTGTGAAATCCTTAAAAATATACCAGGGCGTATATCAACAGAAATAGATGCCCGTCTTTCTTTTAATACCAAAGCCTGCGTTGAGCGAGCGAAACGTATTATCGAACTTTATCAATTGCAGGGCATCGATAAATCACGCGTGCTGGTTAAAATCGCCGCCACATGGGAAGGGATCAAGGCGGCTGAAATACTCGAAAAAGAGGGTATCAACTGTAACCTGACACTCATTTTCGCCTTTGCACAGGCCAGAGCTTGCGCTGAAGCGAATGTCTTTTTGATTTCGCCATTTGTCGGCCGCATTTACGACTGGTACCAGAAAGCGAATCCGGTCAGTGAGTATGATTCGGAACAGGATGAGGGTGTTAAATCTGTTCGCACTATTTTTAACTACTTTAAACAGCACGGTTACCCAACCGTGGTCATGGGAGCAAGTTTCCGTAAAGTAGAACAGGTGCTGGCTCTGGCAGGTTGCGACAAACTTACCGTTTCTCCGCAATTGCTTCAAACGCTGGATAAAGGCCATTACAACATTGTCCGGCATCTGCATATACCTACACAAACACATGCCAGACCCTCACCCATCACTGAGGCTGATTTCCGCTGGCAATTTAATGAAGATGCAATGGCTGTAGAGAAACTTGCAGAGGGCATACGGTTATTCGCAGAAGACCAGCGCAAACTGGAAGCGATGATCACACTTCATTTAGAGAAAGCATAA
- the alsE gene encoding D-allulose 6-phosphate 3-epimerase yields the protein MGAKFSPSLMCMDLTLFKEQITAMNNKADFYHVDIMDGSYVRNITLSPFFIENLKKITTVPIDVHLMVNHPEDIIPMCLDAEADIISFHPETANNKIFRLLNQIKDAGKKCGVVLNPATPAESITEYAHLLDKVTVMSVDPGYAGQKFIPESLNKIKKLINMREYNDYHYLTEIDGSCNEKTFRQIAASGVDVYIVGTSGLFSLHADVSQAWDKMIDIFHRETISA from the coding sequence ATGGGCGCTAAATTTTCACCATCATTAATGTGTATGGATTTGACACTGTTCAAAGAGCAAATCACGGCAATGAATAACAAAGCGGATTTTTATCATGTCGATATTATGGATGGGAGCTACGTCCGTAATATTACGCTTTCTCCTTTTTTTATTGAGAATCTGAAAAAAATCACAACTGTACCCATTGATGTGCATCTGATGGTTAACCATCCAGAAGATATCATTCCAATGTGCCTTGATGCAGAGGCTGATATTATCAGCTTCCACCCAGAAACTGCGAATAACAAAATTTTCCGGCTTCTTAATCAGATCAAGGATGCGGGCAAAAAATGCGGTGTGGTTCTTAATCCGGCAACCCCGGCGGAAAGTATTACAGAATATGCGCACTTGCTGGATAAAGTTACCGTAATGTCGGTTGACCCTGGTTATGCCGGTCAAAAATTCATTCCTGAATCACTTAACAAAATAAAAAAACTCATCAATATGCGCGAATATAATGATTACCATTATCTGACTGAAATTGATGGGTCATGTAATGAAAAAACATTCAGGCAGATTGCTGCGTCAGGAGTGGATGTATATATCGTTGGAACATCCGGCTTGTTTTCTTTGCATGCTGATGTTAGCCAGGCATGGGATAAGATGATCGATATTTTCCATCGTGAAACTATTTCTGCATAA
- a CDS encoding PTS ascorbate transporter subunit IIC yields the protein MLHFIIYDVLGTPAILVGLFSLIGLLLQEKAVSEVISGTLKTIMGFVILTSGAGIIANTLTIFSQLFEYSFHIQGVVPNTDAMAALAQKNYGTATAMIMVLGMLINIVLARLTPLKYIFLTGHHTLYMAAMLAVILSVGGLSGFWVVAIGAIILGAMMVISPAILQPFTRKITNTDDLALGHFGSTGYLISALVGKVVGKGSPSIEEVKVPKSLNFLRDSSVAISLTMMILFLVLVSVAGKSFVEETLSAGQNYIIFAIIQSLTFAAGVYIILAGVRMVIAEIVPAFKGIADKLVKDAKPALDCPTVFPFAPNAVIVGFLSSFVAGLVSMFLCPMFGLSVIVPGLVPHFFCGATAGVYGNITGGRRGAVVGAFAHGLLISFLPAILLPMMGDMGLGSTTFGDADFGVVGIILSHIIAIFN from the coding sequence ATGCTTCATTTCATTATTTACGATGTGCTAGGGACACCGGCGATTCTTGTTGGGTTATTTTCGCTAATCGGCCTGTTGTTGCAAGAAAAAGCAGTGTCAGAGGTTATTTCTGGCACACTAAAAACAATAATGGGCTTTGTTATTTTAACTTCTGGCGCAGGTATCATCGCCAATACATTAACAATCTTTAGCCAGTTATTTGAATATTCCTTCCATATCCAGGGAGTTGTTCCTAATACTGATGCCATGGCTGCTCTAGCGCAGAAAAATTACGGTACAGCAACCGCCATGATTATGGTTTTAGGTATGCTTATCAATATCGTCCTTGCACGTTTAACGCCGTTGAAATACATCTTTCTGACAGGGCACCATACCCTCTACATGGCAGCAATGCTGGCGGTAATTTTGTCTGTAGGTGGTTTGTCCGGGTTCTGGGTTGTTGCTATCGGCGCGATCATTCTGGGCGCAATGATGGTGATTTCACCTGCAATTTTGCAGCCGTTTACCCGAAAAATTACTAACACAGACGATCTTGCCTTGGGGCATTTTGGTTCCACCGGTTACCTGATTTCCGCGCTTGTTGGCAAAGTTGTAGGCAAGGGAAGCCCCTCCATTGAAGAAGTTAAAGTTCCTAAGTCTCTGAACTTTCTTCGTGATTCGTCTGTAGCGATCTCTCTCACCATGATGATTCTTTTCCTGGTGTTAGTGAGCGTTGCGGGCAAATCCTTTGTTGAGGAAACGCTGAGTGCAGGTCAGAACTATATTATCTTCGCCATTATCCAGTCCCTCACATTTGCAGCAGGCGTCTATATCATCCTGGCAGGCGTGCGCATGGTGATTGCAGAGATCGTCCCGGCTTTTAAAGGTATTGCGGACAAATTAGTGAAAGATGCAAAACCTGCGCTGGACTGCCCGACAGTCTTTCCCTTTGCCCCCAATGCCGTCATCGTCGGGTTTCTCTCCAGCTTTGTGGCAGGGTTGGTAAGCATGTTCCTTTGCCCGATGTTCGGTTTGAGTGTCATCGTACCGGGACTGGTTCCACACTTCTTCTGCGGTGCAACGGCAGGCGTTTACGGCAACATTACTGGCGGGCGTCGCGGTGCAGTTGTGGGGGCGTTTGCCCACGGCCTGCTTATTTCGTTCTTGCCCGCCATTCTTCTGCCAATGATGGGTGATATGGGACTGGGTTCCACCACGTTTGGTGACGCTGATTTCGGGGTCGTAGGGATCATTCTGAGTCATATCATTGCAATTTTTAACTAA
- a CDS encoding PTS sugar transporter subunit IIB, which translates to MKKVLIVCGNGLGSSFIVEMNVKKILKEINKDAEVAHTDMTSAKSESADIILSAKDIAEHLSGHSAKVFGLSNLLDNNKIKEILEENI; encoded by the coding sequence ATGAAAAAAGTACTCATCGTGTGTGGTAATGGCTTAGGTAGCAGCTTTATTGTTGAAATGAATGTAAAAAAAATCCTTAAAGAAATTAATAAAGATGCAGAAGTCGCTCATACCGATATGACTTCTGCGAAAAGCGAATCCGCAGATATTATTCTCAGCGCAAAAGATATTGCTGAACATCTCAGCGGCCATTCCGCAAAAGTTTTTGGGTTAAGCAATTTACTGGACAACAATAAAATTAAAGAAATTTTAGAAGAAAACATCTAA
- a CDS encoding PTS sugar transporter subunit IIA has product MISDWLTSDKIKAIDSIDNWKNAVLLSAEPLLTQGYVTSNYIEAIFKSHEELGPYYVLAPGLAMPHARPEQGAIKNGLSLLHIRDGVSFSSDENDPVYVVIMLCAHSGDEHITMITELAEIFSDEDKLSRLLKAADLNAIQAAIN; this is encoded by the coding sequence ATGATTAGCGACTGGTTAACATCAGATAAAATAAAGGCTATCGACTCGATTGATAATTGGAAAAATGCAGTTCTGCTTTCAGCAGAGCCCTTGCTTACGCAAGGTTATGTGACTTCAAATTATATTGAAGCGATTTTTAAAAGCCATGAAGAATTAGGTCCGTATTATGTATTAGCTCCGGGCTTAGCCATGCCACATGCCCGGCCTGAGCAAGGTGCGATAAAGAATGGCCTGTCACTTCTTCATATTAGAGATGGCGTTTCATTTTCCTCTGATGAGAATGACCCCGTATACGTCGTAATTATGCTATGTGCACATTCCGGGGATGAACATATCACCATGATCACTGAACTGGCAGAGATTTTTAGTGATGAAGATAAGTTAAGTCGATTGTTAAAAGCAGCCGATCTCAATGCAATTCAGGCAGCAATTAACTGA
- a CDS encoding LacI family DNA-binding transcriptional regulator, with translation MQISDADGSPKEKRRKGTGKITLTEVAEFVGVSAMTVSRALRMPEKVNPDLRDRIDAAVSELGYVPNLQARNLASVHSDLILVVAPTFSSPGFLTVSESLQTVLSERGYTMMFMESGHDGQSEQKTFEKILAYNPAAIIQFNIDTIESCTKLLSNVDVPILEIGALNPHSIGMSVGVDYGKAIKKLVTHLANSSLKNIALLCTPANNTMFRQVLSGWNTAMLALNRSPHRVVTTHLPSTITTGVNIFRDMMITWDDLDALICTSDEMACGCMMACHSAGIKIPNTVSIASLGGGALSMVCSPSLTSVEFPWNEIGIRAGKALLDLLNYMPGEKYIEIPSVLKVRASTSR, from the coding sequence GTGCAGATTTCAGACGCAGACGGTAGCCCGAAAGAAAAACGTCGTAAGGGAACTGGCAAGATTACCCTGACCGAAGTGGCTGAGTTTGTCGGCGTGAGTGCAATGACTGTCTCGCGTGCATTAAGAATGCCTGAAAAAGTGAATCCCGACCTTCGTGATCGCATTGATGCCGCAGTCAGTGAACTTGGCTATGTACCAAACCTCCAGGCACGCAATCTCGCTTCGGTGCACTCCGATCTCATTCTGGTTGTGGCCCCAACGTTCTCTTCGCCTGGCTTTTTGACGGTATCTGAATCGCTGCAAACTGTACTGTCCGAACGCGGCTATACCATGATGTTCATGGAATCTGGCCATGATGGTCAAAGTGAACAAAAAACGTTTGAAAAAATCCTCGCGTATAATCCGGCAGCGATCATTCAGTTCAATATCGACACCATCGAGAGTTGTACCAAACTGCTTTCAAATGTTGATGTGCCAATACTTGAAATCGGTGCGCTAAATCCACATTCCATTGGTATGAGTGTTGGGGTGGATTACGGCAAGGCAATTAAAAAGCTCGTCACACATCTGGCCAATTCTTCATTGAAAAACATTGCGTTGCTCTGCACACCAGCCAACAATACGATGTTTCGGCAGGTATTAAGCGGCTGGAATACTGCGATGCTCGCTCTGAATCGCTCTCCGCACAGAGTAGTGACAACCCATTTGCCATCAACAATCACCACTGGAGTGAATATTTTCAGGGATATGATGATTACCTGGGATGATCTGGACGCGTTAATTTGCACATCGGACGAAATGGCGTGTGGATGTATGATGGCATGCCACAGTGCTGGTATAAAAATCCCCAACACAGTTTCCATTGCGAGTTTAGGAGGTGGTGCGTTATCAATGGTATGCTCCCCTTCCTTGACGAGCGTTGAGTTTCCCTGGAATGAAATTGGGATTAGAGCAGGGAAAGCCCTCCTTGATCTTCTTAATTATATGCCTGGTGAAAAATACATTGAAATTCCTTCAGTGCTAAAAGTCAGAGCAAGCACATCTCGTTAA
- a CDS encoding SDR family oxidoreductase — protein MIAKDFAQTLFNLEGRVAFVTGAGSGIGQTIAYGLASAGAKIVCFDLREDGGLAETVANIASLGSEAYLFTGDVCQLSDLREAVQLAKRQYGRLDIAVNAAGIANANPALEMEPEQWQRVIDINLTGVWNSCKAEAELMVECGGGSIINIASMSGVIVNRGLEQAHYNSSKAGVIHLSKSLAMEWVGKNIRVNTISPGYTATPMNTRPEMVHQTKAFESQTPMQRMASVQEMAGPAIFLASDASSFCTGVDLLVDGGFTCW, from the coding sequence ATGATTGCGAAAGATTTTGCTCAAACGCTGTTTAATCTTGAGGGGCGCGTCGCGTTTGTCACCGGTGCAGGCAGCGGTATCGGCCAAACTATCGCCTATGGTCTGGCGAGTGCGGGGGCCAAAATTGTGTGTTTCGATCTGCGCGAAGATGGCGGCCTGGCGGAAACGGTGGCAAATATCGCCTCCCTCGGCAGCGAGGCTTATCTGTTTACCGGCGATGTGTGCCAACTGAGCGACCTGCGTGAAGCGGTGCAGTTGGCGAAGCGCCAGTATGGCCGCCTGGATATAGCCGTGAACGCAGCCGGTATTGCCAACGCGAATCCGGCGCTGGAAATGGAACCTGAGCAGTGGCAACGGGTGATTGATATTAACCTCACGGGGGTTTGGAACTCCTGCAAAGCTGAAGCGGAACTGATGGTTGAATGCGGTGGTGGTTCGATCATTAACATTGCATCGATGTCTGGGGTGATCGTTAACCGCGGTCTTGAACAGGCGCACTACAACAGTTCGAAGGCTGGGGTGATCCACCTGAGTAAAAGCCTGGCAATGGAGTGGGTAGGCAAGAATATTCGGGTGAATACTATCAGCCCAGGCTATACCGCCACGCCGATGAATACGCGGCCGGAGATGGTGCACCAGACCAAAGCGTTTGAAAGCCAAACGCCAATGCAGCGTATGGCATCTGTTCAGGAGATGGCTGGCCCGGCTATTTTCCTTGCCAGCGACGCGTCATCGTTCTGTACGGGAGTGGATCTGCTGGTTGACGGCGGTTTTACCTGCTGGTAA
- a CDS encoding SDR family oxidoreductase encodes MQRDFHNQTVVITGACRGIGAGIAERFARDGARLVMVSNAERVHETAQQLRERYQAEILSLQVDVTDEEQVQALYEQAVARFGTIDVSIQNAGVITIDYFDRMPKTDFEKVLAVNTTGVWLCCREAAKYMVKQNHGCLINTSSGQGRQGFIYTPHYAASKMGVIGITQSLAQELAPWNITVNAFCPGIIESEMWDYNDRVWGQILSNEQKHYGKGELMAEWVEGIPLKRAGKPQDVAGLVAFLASDDARYITGQTINVDGGLIMS; translated from the coding sequence ATGCAACGAGATTTCCATAATCAAACCGTCGTTATCACCGGTGCTTGCCGGGGCATTGGCGCCGGTATCGCGGAACGTTTTGCCCGGGACGGAGCCCGGCTGGTGATGGTTTCCAACGCCGAGCGCGTTCATGAAACGGCACAGCAACTGCGCGAGAGGTATCAGGCTGAGATCCTCTCCCTGCAAGTGGATGTCACCGACGAAGAACAGGTACAGGCACTCTATGAACAGGCGGTAGCCCGTTTCGGCACCATTGATGTCTCGATTCAGAATGCCGGTGTGATCACCATCGACTATTTTGACCGGATGCCCAAAACCGACTTTGAGAAAGTGCTGGCGGTGAATACAACCGGTGTCTGGCTATGCTGCCGGGAAGCGGCAAAATACATGGTCAAACAAAATCACGGTTGCCTGATCAACACGTCGTCCGGGCAGGGGCGCCAAGGCTTTATCTATACTCCGCACTATGCCGCCAGCAAAATGGGCGTTATCGGGATTACGCAAAGCCTGGCACAGGAACTGGCACCGTGGAATATCACGGTGAATGCTTTCTGCCCAGGCATTATTGAAAGCGAAATGTGGGATTACAACGATCGTGTCTGGGGGCAGATCCTCAGTAACGAACAAAAACATTACGGCAAGGGTGAGCTGATGGCCGAATGGGTGGAAGGCATTCCACTTAAACGCGCCGGTAAACCGCAGGATGTGGCGGGCCTGGTGGCCTTTTTGGCGTCGGATGATGCCCGTTACATTACTGGCCAGACGATCAACGTTGACGGCGGCTTGATCATGTCCTGA
- a CDS encoding ABC transporter permease yields MNQKYMIYMYLLKARTFIALLLVIAFFSVMVPNFLTLSNLLIMTQHVAITGLLAIGMTLVILTGGIDLSVGAVAGICGMVAGALLTNGLPLWNGNIVFFNVPEVIFWVAIFGILVGFINGTVITRFGVAPFICTLGMMYVARGVALLFNNGSTYPNLNGIEQLGNTGFALLGSGTLLGIYLPIWLMVAFLGLGYWITTKTPLGRYIYAIGGNESAARLAGVPGVKVKIFVYAFSGLCAALVGLIVASQLQTAHPMTGNMFEMDAIGATVLGGTALAGGRGRVSGSIIGAFVIVFLADGMVMMGVSDFWQMVIKGVVIVTAVVVDQFQQRLQNKVILLRRHEEKQAVAQG; encoded by the coding sequence ATGAACCAGAAATATATGATTTATATGTACTTACTGAAGGCCAGAACGTTTATCGCTCTGCTGCTGGTGATTGCGTTTTTCAGCGTGATGGTGCCGAATTTCCTGACGCTCTCTAACTTGCTGATTATGACCCAGCATGTCGCGATCACCGGCCTGCTGGCGATCGGTATGACGCTGGTGATCCTGACCGGGGGAATCGACCTGTCGGTAGGGGCCGTGGCCGGGATCTGTGGCATGGTCGCTGGGGCGTTGCTGACTAACGGGTTACCGTTGTGGAACGGCAATATCGTCTTTTTTAACGTTCCCGAGGTGATCTTTTGGGTGGCGATTTTCGGCATCCTCGTCGGCTTTATTAACGGCACGGTGATCACTCGTTTCGGCGTTGCCCCCTTTATCTGCACGCTGGGCATGATGTATGTGGCGCGCGGTGTGGCACTGTTGTTCAACAACGGTAGCACCTACCCCAACCTGAACGGTATCGAGCAGTTGGGCAATACCGGTTTCGCTTTGTTGGGCTCTGGCACTCTGCTGGGTATTTATCTTCCGATTTGGCTGATGGTGGCCTTCTTGGGGCTGGGTTACTGGATCACCACCAAAACACCGCTCGGCCGCTATATCTACGCTATTGGCGGTAATGAATCCGCAGCGCGCTTGGCCGGTGTACCTGGGGTAAAGGTGAAAATCTTTGTTTATGCCTTCTCCGGCCTGTGCGCTGCGCTGGTTGGGCTGATTGTCGCCTCGCAACTGCAAACCGCTCACCCGATGACGGGCAACATGTTTGAAATGGATGCCATCGGTGCCACGGTGCTCGGCGGTACCGCACTGGCGGGCGGGCGTGGGCGCGTTTCCGGTTCGATTATCGGCGCGTTTGTGATCGTTTTCCTGGCAGACGGCATGGTGATGATGGGCGTCAGTGATTTTTGGCAGATGGTCATCAAGGGCGTGGTGATCGTTACCGCCGTTGTGGTCGATCAGTTCCAGCAGCGCTTACAGAACAAAGTGATCTTGCTGCGCCGTCATGAAGAGAAGCAAGCCGTCGCGCAGGGTTAA